The Apium graveolens cultivar Ventura chromosome 6, ASM990537v1, whole genome shotgun sequence genome contains a region encoding:
- the LOC141664792 gene encoding uncharacterized protein LOC141664792 has translation MDGENQNNNENQGNNDEGGNVFDQLAETLAVLVNQQPKPNIVSQFKRLNPPTFDGATDPAIVEMWIQEMEKAFGLLGSNEEQKNETTNLEENHEPYTWAKFKKALEDKYFPRTVRLQKERDFIRLQQGGRTVIEYEAEFAKLAKYASTLVADESSRARRLEEGLRSDIRNSVASFELQTYEAVLNKALVIERGLAESEKASGSWNKRRFTQTSGQSFQGGPLKKPHVYDNIGGQGDRETCTRCGKNHPDKVCRWNTGACFHCGEVGHKISNCPHNPPPPPRKEADNKMGKGRVFQLTGNDNYRN, from the exons ATGGATGGAGAAAATCAGAACAACAATGAAAATCAGGGCAATAATGATGAAGGAGGAAACGTCTTTGACCAGCTGGCTGAAACTCTAGCTGTACTTGTGAATCAGCAACCGAAGCCCAACATCGTCTCTCAATTCAAGCGTTTGAACCCGCCAACTTTTGATGGAGCTACAGACCCGGCTATCGTTGAGATGTGGATCcaagagatggaaaaagctttcGGACTTCTGGGGAGCAATGAGGAACAGAAG AATGAGACGACAAATCTTGAAGAAAATCATGAACCGTACACTTGGGCAAAGTTCAAGAAGGCTTTAGAGGACAAGTACTTTCCGAGAACAGTTCGTCTGCAGAAAGAGAGGGACTTCATTCGACTTCAACAAGGTGGAAGAACCGTCATTGAATACGAAGCAGAATTTGCAAAGCTTGCGAAGTACGCGTCGACCCTAGTAGCAGATGAGAGCAGTCGAGCACGAAGATTAGAGGAGGGACTTCGAAGTGACATCAGGAATTCAGTGGCGTCGTTTGAACTTCAGACGTACGAGGCTGTCCTCAACAAGGCGTTAGTGATCGAAAGGGGCTTGGCAGAATCTGAAAAGGCGTCTGGCAGTTGGAATAAGAGGCGGTTCACTCAAACTAGTGGGCAATCTTTTCAAGGGGGACCACTCAAGAAGCCACACGTGTACGATAACATCGGGGGTCAAGGTGATCGAGAGACGTGTACCAGGTGCGGCAAGAATCATCCGGACAAAGTCTGTCGTTGGAATACAGGTGCTTGTTTTCATTGCGGAGAAGTAGGACATAAGATTTCGAATTGTCCGCACAATCCGCCACCGCCACCAAGGAAGGAAGCAGATAACAAGATGGGCAAAGGACGTGTGTTTCAGCTGACAGGAAATGACAACTATCGCAATTAA